ttaaaccTCTTAATCATTGAGGTAAAAGACCTAGCTCCCTCATCTTTTCTCCAGAATTCGTATAATCTACAAACGCATGtgctaaatttaaacaaatgtgCTCATTTGCTTGTctattatatatgtacatacatatgtgcaTTTGTGGGATTTATTTACATACTTGTTTTGGCCGAAATTGTGTAAGGAGTGAACTGGATATCAAGAATTTAATGATGATCCCATAGAAAAGCGCCAATGGAGGTAATCAAACACACATTATACCTGACCTAATTTTAGTTCATGCCTTTGCACAGTTTGCTAACTCATTGTaaacaatacaaaacaaataaaagaaagcaaaaagcaCTTTTAATACCAACGGTTACAGATGTAAAACACTAAAAACTGTGGGataaaaaacaaccaaaataaaatttaaaaattaaacaaattttccccAAAATTAccatttacttttaaattttttaataatctatTAAAACAATCTGtcaatcatttttattttattaaattattagatAAACTGTTTTTACAAAAGCTTATACATTAGTGAACCGACATTGATTATCAATAAAACTCACTTTTTATATCGTTTCCAAACAAATAACCATCCCAAAAGTAGCACAAAAATGCTCAAGCACGCAAAAACACGCCTCACACGGTCAATGCCACAAACAtctgtatttaaattatcatAAATAGAGCGTACATGCCCATTCAAATGATCACAGTGTATTATATTGAACAACTGCTTCATAATGGCcaataaaacagaaacttgTGGCCAGAATTATATGATGTTTGCTAACGTTTGCACTGGCGCCTGGTTTTTTAACTTAGCAAAGATTTCACTTTTCGATTTGTGATTTcatttcgaaatattttcTTCCCGTTGCGCATATTCTTTTACGCTTCTTTGCATCGCTCACAATTAAATCCGATTCTATAGGCATTCACTTTCAAAACTTTCGCGTACAACAGGTTGAACAACAGCAAATACAGAAACGCtcaatataaacaaactatTTCGCAATCGGGAATATGCACTACGATTGCCGCTGGCGCAATATGTGTTATGCGCGATGGATCCAAAATTAATTTCGCTTCAAAGTGAGAGCCCGTCCCCAGTTGCCATTCaattattattcttttaagtaatttttgtataaacaaAATAGCAGCGAGCGATATGTGCGGCGCACGTTTCCCGCGGTAAAGAAAACTTCGAGAGAAGAAAAGGCCAACCGACTTCGACCGAGCGTGGCGGCTCACTAAGCAAACTCTCGCACGCCGGAAAAATCACGAAGACCCAGACGCCCGAACTTGAGAAGATATGCCACTGATCTGGGGGATCGCGCACGTGCGCGATGGGGAAAAGCTCTTCCCACATCGACCAATTTGTGGGATGCTACGTACTGATATGAGCGGCCTATGGAAGCCGTATTTAATTATCTGTGCAAATCGAAGTCAagcaaaacaatcaaatgtgaaattaaaaagtataattaGACGATTTCACTATTCAGTTAGTGCAAATACGATTAAATCTAATTAAGAACgttttgttaaacaaatatagTAACCTTCGCTTcaagtatattttttgttgttctgttACTTAACTagattttaagttttagttttcattttcgAAGTCTTGAATTTATTGGatgaacttttaaatttaaagattattaAATGTAATTCCCTAGAAATAGTCTTTAGTTATGTATATCAGTTTTATAAGAGTAGACTTAAGATTTTCCAATATATAGCGCTATTTTGTTCTTGATGATTTCAAATAAGATTAGAACTGTGTAAAACACTGGTAATTATAATGATAGCAGTAGAAGACGGTCCTGAGTTCAAAGTGTTATTAGACCGAAAAAAATCGAATTGAGTCTTAACTTAGTTAACTATCAaagtcaattatttaaataaaaattcgtATACTAAGCTAGACGCAGCCAGCGATGAAAACAAAGACTTAAGATTACCTAAACGGAGGAGAAGTAGTCGCAGCAGCCGCACATATTATAAAGGTGTCCCGAAGAAGGTTCGATGAAGAATCGCAGGGCCTGAGTGCATTGGAGCTCATGGCTGGTGatttgctgctgcagcagttcCTGCAATTGTTTCTCATTTGCAGCATGCTCAAACTGGATGCCACACTCGCAAATAAAGGCAGTTTTTAGGCGGCTCAGAGTTTTTATCTGACAAACTGGGCACAGAACGTTCTTCTGCTTCTCATCCGGTTCTACGAACAAGGTTTCCAGGTTCTTTTCACCCAGGGCATACCACTCGTTCACATCCGAGAGTAGCTCGTCCAGGATGAGTTGCTCTAGCTCCAGATCTGCTTCCATTTCATTGAGTTCCAGACGAAGGATATCCCTTAGTTCCGACTGAATAGAGAGGTAGTTAACTAAGGGCTGTCTATGAATAAATCATTGAGAATTTATTAGCTTACCAGTTGTATTTGGCGATTGGCGTCCGTGCACCTATTTCTGGTTTCTATAATGCGCTTGCGGTACTTCTGTAATGGTAATAATCTAGTGTAAATGATAATAAGGCATGGTTTACTACAGTTTTTACCTCTCGCAGCATTTCGCGGAGTTTAGGCATTTGCATTCCCATGCGCTGTCTTTTGGCGACATCTTGAGCATGCCGCTTTTGTTCAACGGAGGTGTGATAAACAGGGCTTTGTGTGGAGTTCATTTGGTAGATTTCTGCTTAAGAATAAAGTTAATCTGAAATACAAAAGAACATATTATTATACGAGTGTCATTAGTAACTAACCTACCTCAAAATTCACTGAATCAACACAATATCAGCAAATTACTTATGGAATGTCGGGTTGTAGAGACGGTAATTGTCTGCTCTTTTAATAACAAACGAAAAGTAGAGAAACTATTACACCTAATTTGTTTGTAAGTGcataaaaagcttttaatttgaaaccAATAAACCAGACATACTTAAATGGTCAAAAATGCTCttacattttatcaaatttctAGGGGTACGCTATACACTACGCTCGGTAAATGcaatatcaaaacaaagttgGTATATATTAActacataaacaaatgcaaagCAATTAAATGCGGGCAGCAAGCCTTAATCAgtagaaatattattaaaccACTTCAATCTTGGTCAAAAAACCAATCTAATTCGGCGAACCAGCAACTGAATCTGAGGACTTCCAAAAAGATAAActgttttaaagctatttaaCAACAACGGGACACTTAATATGTTTGTTAACTCACTCAAAGCtctaaaattgttataaacaAGCGAGAATAGTTGAGAAACCTACCTGAATTTCCGAAATTCCGCGCAATCTCCTGTTGATTCGCCAAAGTCAAGTGATGATACTTCTTCGATAACTGTTATCGCAGCTGGTGTGACCGCTCCGGCGATAGATCTCGTGTCACGTTTCCCGGCAGTTTCCAACACCGAACGCAGGGTTGCACTGTTTTGACAGCTCGTACATGGCGTAGCCTACGTTTCCGGTCTTTCTTTCCCTTTCTTTTACCAGCGTGTGTAGTGACCAGTAAAAGGTTAGTGctataatttccaaaaaattacaCCCAAACTTGAGAGGAAACCACTCAAATGCAACTGTTTTCTGCCGCCCACAGATGCCTGCTCCGGTCGCCAAGAAACCAGCAGCGAAAAAGCTGCCCGCCGTGCCGGAATCGAAGCTGAAATTCAGCAAGAAACAAATCACCAAGCGGGTGGCCGATTCGAAACGTCGCCTCAAGAAGGCCGCCGTGATTGCCCTGCGCAAGAAGGAGAATCTGGTGCGCGCGGAGAAGTACCAGAATGAGTACATCAAGGCTGATCAGCGTGAGATCAAGCTGCGCCGCTTG
This genomic stretch from Drosophila gunungcola strain Sukarami unplaced genomic scaffold, Dgunungcola_SK_2 000001F, whole genome shotgun sequence harbors:
- the LOC128261239 gene encoding RIP-like protein; amino-acid sequence: MNSTQSPVYHTSVEQKRHAQDVAKRQRMGMQMPKLREMLREKYRKRIIETRNRCTDANRQIQLSELRDILRLELNEMEADLELEQLILDELLSDVNEWYALGEKNLETLFVEPDEKQKNVLCPVCQIKTLSRLKTAFICECGIQFEHAANEKQLQELLQQQITSHELQCTQALRFFIEPSSGHLYNMCGCCDYFSSV